A genomic stretch from Pseudomonas sp. MUP55 includes:
- a CDS encoding flavin reductase family protein, with protein sequence MIEPGIYKDVMSSFPSGVTVVTTLDPDGGIVGITASAFSALSIEPALVLFCPNYASDTYPILRDSKRFAIHLLSAGQTAEAYAFASKGKEKAKGIEWHLSELGNPLLANATAIIECELWREYDGGDHAIIVGAVKNLILPAQPVTPMIYHKGKLGPLPTLA encoded by the coding sequence ATGATCGAACCCGGCATTTACAAAGACGTCATGAGCTCGTTCCCATCGGGCGTCACGGTGGTCACCACCCTCGATCCGGACGGCGGTATCGTCGGCATTACCGCCAGCGCATTCAGTGCACTGTCGATCGAGCCGGCCCTGGTGCTGTTCTGCCCCAACTACGCGTCGGACACCTACCCGATCCTGCGCGACAGCAAGCGCTTCGCGATTCACCTGCTGTCCGCCGGCCAGACCGCGGAAGCCTATGCCTTTGCCAGCAAAGGCAAGGAAAAGGCCAAGGGCATCGAGTGGCACCTCAGTGAGCTGGGCAACCCGCTGCTGGCCAACGCCACGGCCATCATCGAGTGCGAGTTGTGGCGCGAATACGACGGCGGTGACCACGCGATCATTGTTGGCGCGGTGAAGAACCTGATCCTGCCTGCGCAGCCGGTCACGCCGATGATCTATCACAAGGGCAAGCTGGGCCCGCTGCCGACCCTGGCCTGA
- a CDS encoding ABC transporter substrate-binding protein yields MVLNKGATAALFAGLLSVASQAALAAESVNFVSWGGSTQDAQKQAWADPFSKASGITVVQDGPTDYGKLKAMVESGNVQWDVVDVEADFALRAAAEGLLEPLDFSVIQRDKIDPRFVSDHGVGSFFFSFVLGYNEGKLGAGKPQDWSALFDTKTYPGKRALYKWPSPGVLELALLADGVPADTLYPLDLDRAFKKLDTIKKDIVWWGGGAQSQQLLASGEVSMGQFWNGRIHALQEDGAPVGVSWKQNLVMADILVVPKGSKNKAAAMKFLANASSAKGQADFSNLTAYAPVNIDSVQRLDSVLAPNLPTAYAKDQITLDFAYWAKNGPAIATRWNEWLVK; encoded by the coding sequence ATGGTGTTGAACAAAGGTGCAACCGCGGCGCTGTTTGCGGGATTGTTGAGCGTGGCCAGCCAGGCGGCGCTGGCGGCGGAAAGTGTCAACTTCGTAAGCTGGGGTGGCAGCACCCAGGACGCACAGAAGCAGGCGTGGGCTGACCCGTTCAGCAAAGCCAGCGGCATCACCGTGGTTCAGGACGGTCCCACCGACTACGGCAAACTTAAGGCCATGGTCGAAAGCGGCAACGTGCAGTGGGACGTGGTGGACGTCGAAGCCGACTTCGCCCTGCGCGCCGCCGCCGAAGGTCTGCTCGAACCCCTCGACTTCTCGGTGATCCAGCGCGACAAGATCGACCCGCGCTTCGTCTCCGACCATGGCGTCGGCTCGTTCTTCTTTTCCTTCGTGCTCGGCTACAACGAAGGCAAGCTCGGCGCCGGCAAACCGCAGGACTGGAGCGCCTTGTTCGACACCAAGACCTACCCCGGCAAACGTGCCCTCTACAAATGGCCTAGCCCTGGCGTGCTGGAACTGGCGCTGCTGGCCGACGGCGTACCCGCCGACACGCTCTACCCACTGGACCTGGACCGAGCTTTCAAGAAACTCGACACCATCAAAAAAGACATCGTCTGGTGGGGCGGCGGTGCGCAGTCGCAGCAACTGCTGGCCTCCGGCGAAGTCAGCATGGGCCAGTTCTGGAACGGCCGCATTCACGCCCTGCAGGAAGATGGCGCACCGGTGGGCGTGAGCTGGAAGCAGAACCTGGTGATGGCCGACATTCTCGTGGTGCCTAAAGGCTCGAAAAACAAAGCGGCTGCGATGAAGTTCCTGGCCAATGCCAGCAGCGCCAAGGGCCAGGCGGATTTTTCCAACCTGACCGCCTACGCCCCGGTGAACATCGACAGCGTGCAGCGCCTGGATTCGGTCCTGGCGCCCAACCTGCCGACGGCCTACGCCAAGGACCAGATCACCCTCGATTTCGCCTACTGGGCCAAGAACGGTCCGGCCATTGCGACACGGTGGAATGAATGGCTAGTCAAATGA
- a CDS encoding alpha/beta fold hydrolase, translating into MIRLTAERTPAGTSYLATGQGQPVVLIHGVGLNKEMWGGQVVGLATHYHVISYDMLGHGASPRPAAGTPLLGYADQLLELLDHLQLPQATVIGFSMGGLVARAFALHYPDRLKSLVVLNSVFNRSPEQRAGVIARTAQAAEHGPDANAEAALSRWFSREYQAANPAQIAALRQTLAGNDPQGYLTTYELFATQDMYRADDLKGLRAPTLVATGELDPGSTPEMARQLADRIPGATVAVLAEQRHMMPVESPRLVNSLLLGFLNTVYAQNNPIKGIVA; encoded by the coding sequence ATGATTCGGCTCACCGCTGAACGCACCCCGGCTGGCACCAGTTATCTGGCGACCGGCCAAGGCCAGCCTGTGGTTTTGATCCACGGCGTGGGCCTGAATAAAGAAATGTGGGGCGGGCAAGTCGTTGGCCTGGCCACCCATTACCACGTGATCAGCTATGACATGCTCGGCCATGGCGCCAGCCCGCGCCCGGCCGCCGGCACACCGTTGCTCGGCTATGCGGACCAGTTGCTGGAACTGCTCGACCACCTGCAACTGCCCCAGGCCACGGTGATCGGGTTTTCCATGGGCGGCCTGGTCGCACGGGCGTTTGCCCTGCACTACCCCGACCGTCTCAAAAGCCTGGTGGTGCTTAACAGTGTGTTCAACCGCAGTCCCGAGCAACGTGCCGGCGTAATCGCGCGCACGGCCCAGGCCGCCGAGCACGGGCCGGATGCGAATGCGGAGGCGGCGCTGTCGCGCTGGTTCAGCCGTGAATACCAGGCGGCCAACCCGGCGCAGATCGCCGCGCTGCGCCAGACCCTGGCGGGCAATGACCCCCAGGGCTACCTCACCACCTACGAGCTGTTTGCGACCCAGGACATGTACCGCGCCGACGACCTCAAGGGGCTGCGCGCACCCACCCTGGTCGCCACCGGCGAACTGGACCCCGGCTCGACACCGGAAATGGCCCGGCAACTGGCCGACCGCATTCCCGGTGCAACGGTGGCGGTGCTGGCCGAGCAACGACATATGATGCCGGTGGAATCACCGCGCCTGGTCAACAGCCTCCTGCTGGGGTTCCTGAATACCGTGTACGCCCAAAACAATCCAATAAAGGGGATCGTTGCATGA
- a CDS encoding carboxymuconolactone decarboxylase family protein: protein MSNDKYAQGLKIRTQVLGEAYVQRSIDNADDFTRPLQEMVTEYCWGHVWGREGLSLKERSMINLAMISALNRPHELKLHVRGALRNGLSREQIREILLQVGIYCGVPAAVDSFRLAREAFAEADAEASS from the coding sequence ATGAGCAACGACAAATATGCACAAGGCCTGAAAATCCGTACTCAGGTCTTGGGCGAGGCCTATGTACAGCGTTCAATCGACAACGCCGACGACTTCACCCGGCCGCTGCAGGAAATGGTCACCGAGTACTGCTGGGGCCATGTATGGGGCCGGGAGGGTTTGTCGCTTAAGGAACGCAGCATGATAAACTTGGCAATGATTTCGGCCCTCAATCGGCCTCACGAACTCAAACTGCACGTGCGCGGCGCCTTGCGCAACGGGCTTAGTCGTGAACAAATACGCGAAATTTTGCTTCAGGTCGGCATTTATTGCGGGGTTCCCGCTGCCGTGGACAGCTTCCGGCTGGCCCGTGAAGCCTTCGCCGAAGCCGATGCCGAGGCCTCCAGTTAA
- the ribBA gene encoding bifunctional 3,4-dihydroxy-2-butanone-4-phosphate synthase/GTP cyclohydrolase II: MSFNSIADIIEDYRQGKMVLLVDDEDRENEGDLLLPAACCTAEAISFMAREARGLICLTLTDEHCQRLGLEQMVPSNGSVFSTAFTVSIEAAIGVTTGISAADRARTVAAAVDINAGPADIVQPGHIFPLRARDGGVLTRAGHTEAGCDLARLAGHAPASVIVEVMNDDGTMARRPDLEAFARKHGIKIGTIADLIHYRLSTERTVVRIGERDLPTVHGTFRLITFEDRIDGGVHMAMVMGQLRRDEPALVRVHVIDPLRDLVGADYSGPSNWTLWAALQRVAAEGSGVVVVLANHESSQALLERVPQLTQAPRQFSRSQSRIYSEVGTGAQILQDLGVGKLRHLGPPLKYAGLTGYDLEVVESIPFI, from the coding sequence ATGTCCTTCAACAGCATCGCAGACATCATCGAAGACTACCGCCAGGGCAAGATGGTCCTTCTGGTCGACGACGAAGACAGGGAAAACGAAGGCGATCTGCTGCTGCCCGCTGCGTGCTGCACCGCCGAGGCTATCAGCTTCATGGCCCGCGAAGCCCGTGGCCTGATCTGCCTGACCCTCACCGATGAACATTGCCAACGTCTGGGCCTGGAGCAGATGGTGCCCAGCAATGGGAGCGTGTTCAGCACTGCGTTTACCGTATCCATCGAAGCCGCCATCGGGGTGACCACCGGCATCTCCGCCGCCGACCGCGCACGCACCGTGGCGGCGGCCGTCGACATCAACGCCGGGCCTGCCGACATCGTGCAGCCTGGGCATATTTTCCCGCTGCGCGCCAGGGATGGCGGCGTGCTGACCCGCGCCGGCCACACCGAAGCCGGCTGCGACCTGGCGCGCCTGGCCGGGCACGCGCCGGCCTCTGTGATTGTCGAAGTGATGAACGACGACGGCACCATGGCCCGCCGCCCCGACTTGGAAGCCTTTGCCCGCAAGCACGGGATCAAGATCGGTACCATCGCCGACCTGATCCACTACCGCCTAAGTACCGAACGCACCGTGGTGCGCATCGGCGAACGCGACCTGCCCACGGTGCACGGCACCTTCCGCCTGATCACCTTTGAAGACCGCATCGACGGCGGCGTGCACATGGCCATGGTCATGGGCCAACTACGCCGCGATGAACCGGCACTGGTGCGTGTGCACGTGATCGACCCGCTACGCGACCTGGTGGGCGCCGACTACAGTGGGCCGTCCAACTGGACCTTGTGGGCCGCCTTGCAACGCGTGGCGGCAGAAGGCAGCGGCGTGGTGGTGGTGCTGGCCAACCATGAATCGTCCCAGGCACTGCTGGAACGCGTACCGCAGTTGACCCAGGCGCCGCGTCAGTTCAGCCGGTCGCAATCGCGGATTTATTCAGAAGTGGGTACCGGCGCGCAGATATTGCAGGACCTGGGCGTGGGCAAACTGCGTCACCTCGGACCACCGCTGAAATACGCGGGCTTGACCGGTTACGACTTGGAAGTCGTGGAAAGCATCCCCTTCATCTGA
- a CDS encoding ABC transporter permease gives MKMTATTPAAGALDAGGAVAGKAGAPSLKQRWRGSSNLVPALLFLGLFFLAPLIGLLLRGVLEPVPGLGNYEQLFANSAYARVLLNTFSVAGLVTLFSLLLGFPLAWAITLVPRGWGRWILNIVLLSMWTSLLARTYSWLVLLQASGVINKALMAMGIIDQPLEMVHNLTGVVIGMSYIMIPFIVLPLQATMQAIDPMILQAGSICGASPWTNFFRVFLPLCRPGLFSGGLMVFVMSLGYYVTPALLGGAQNMMLPEFIIQQVQSFLNWGLASAGAALLIFITLVLFYFYLKLQPESPVGASNAR, from the coding sequence ATGAAAATGACGGCAACCACACCGGCCGCCGGCGCCCTCGACGCCGGCGGTGCAGTTGCCGGCAAGGCCGGGGCGCCGTCCCTGAAGCAGCGTTGGCGCGGGTCGAGCAACCTGGTCCCGGCGCTGCTGTTTCTCGGCCTGTTCTTCCTGGCGCCACTGATCGGCCTGCTGCTGCGCGGCGTGCTGGAGCCGGTGCCGGGCCTGGGTAACTACGAACAGTTGTTTGCCAACTCGGCGTATGCGCGGGTGTTGCTCAATACCTTTTCGGTGGCTGGCCTGGTGACCCTGTTCAGCCTGCTGCTGGGCTTTCCGCTGGCCTGGGCGATTACCCTGGTGCCGCGCGGCTGGGGCCGCTGGATCCTTAACATCGTGCTGTTGTCGATGTGGACCAGCTTGCTCGCCCGCACCTATTCCTGGCTGGTCTTGCTGCAAGCCTCCGGGGTGATCAACAAGGCATTGATGGCCATGGGCATCATCGATCAACCGCTGGAGATGGTGCATAACCTCACCGGCGTGGTGATCGGCATGAGCTACATCATGATTCCGTTCATCGTGTTGCCGCTGCAGGCGACCATGCAGGCCATCGACCCGATGATCCTGCAGGCCGGCTCCATCTGTGGCGCCAGCCCGTGGACCAACTTCTTTCGGGTGTTCCTGCCGCTGTGCCGGCCGGGGTTGTTCTCCGGCGGGTTGATGGTATTTGTGATGTCCCTCGGTTACTACGTCACCCCAGCCCTGCTGGGCGGTGCGCAAAACATGATGCTGCCCGAGTTCATCATTCAGCAGGTGCAATCGTTCCTCAATTGGGGCCTGGCCAGTGCCGGTGCGGCGTTGCTGATTTTCATCACGCTGGTGCTGTTCTACTTCTATCTGAAGCTCCAGCCGGAGTCCCCGGTTGGTGCCAGCAACGCGAGGTAA
- a CDS encoding DUF1330 domain-containing protein, translating into MKAYWIAHVDVSDAEQYTQYTQRAPAAFAKFGGRFLARGGRSEAMEGGPARQRNVVIEFESYEQAVACYESAEYQQAKGHRAGAGEAQIIIVEGLAP; encoded by the coding sequence ATGAAGGCCTATTGGATTGCCCATGTGGATGTGTCCGATGCAGAGCAATACACCCAGTACACCCAGCGCGCACCGGCTGCGTTTGCGAAGTTCGGCGGACGATTTCTGGCCAGGGGCGGGCGCAGTGAGGCGATGGAAGGCGGCCCGGCACGGCAGCGCAATGTGGTGATTGAGTTTGAAAGTTATGAGCAGGCGGTGGCGTGCTATGAGTCCGCCGAATATCAGCAGGCCAAGGGGCACAGAGCGGGGGCGGGAGAGGCGCAGATCATTATTGTGGAAGGGCTGGCGCCCTAG
- a CDS encoding ABC transporter permease, producing MLLTPNAMSRRMRLGLYTTTGLIGLFLLLPIVFIVLLSFGSSQWLVFPPPGWTLKWYGQFFSNPDWINAAMASLKVAVLTMLFAVALGLPTAFALVRGRFPGRELLYGLFTLPMIVPLVIIAVAVYALFLKLGYTGTMFAFVVSHVIVALPFTIISIINSLKLFDKSIEDAAVICGASRLQAVFKVTFPAIRPGMVAGALFAFLVSWDEVVLSVMMASPTLQTLPVKMWTTLRQDLTPVIAVASTLLIGLSVLVMVIAAALRRRTETRA from the coding sequence ATGCTCCTGACCCCCAACGCCATGAGCCGCAGGATGCGCCTGGGCCTCTACACCACCACCGGCTTGATTGGCCTGTTCCTGCTCTTGCCGATCGTGTTTATCGTGCTGCTGTCGTTCGGCTCGTCGCAATGGCTGGTGTTCCCGCCACCGGGCTGGACGCTCAAATGGTACGGCCAGTTCTTCTCCAATCCCGACTGGATAAACGCGGCGATGGCCAGCCTCAAGGTGGCGGTGCTGACCATGCTCTTCGCCGTCGCGCTGGGGCTGCCAACGGCCTTTGCCCTGGTGCGCGGACGCTTCCCCGGCCGCGAGCTGCTCTACGGCCTGTTCACCCTGCCGATGATCGTGCCGCTGGTGATCATCGCCGTGGCGGTGTACGCGCTGTTCCTCAAGCTAGGCTATACCGGCACGATGTTCGCCTTTGTGGTCAGCCATGTGATTGTCGCGCTGCCGTTCACCATCATCTCGATCATCAACTCGCTCAAGCTGTTCGACAAGTCGATTGAAGACGCCGCGGTGATCTGCGGCGCCTCGCGCCTGCAGGCGGTGTTCAAGGTGACCTTCCCGGCGATTCGCCCAGGGATGGTGGCCGGTGCGCTGTTCGCCTTTCTTGTCTCATGGGACGAAGTGGTGCTCAGCGTGATGATGGCCAGCCCGACCCTGCAAACCCTTCCCGTCAAAATGTGGACCACCCTGCGCCAGGACCTGACGCCTGTGATCGCCGTCGCCTCGACGTTGCTGATCGGGCTGTCGGTACTGGTCATGGTGATTGCCGCCGCCCTTCGTCGGCGCACTGAAACCCGCGCCTAG
- a CDS encoding GntR family transcriptional regulator has product MKRAPLDDSFKVNHNPVTLREIVLEKLRSAIMNFQLLPGDRLVERDLCDRLGVSRTSVREALRHLESEGLVEFADAKGPQVAIITLADAVDIYELRCVLEGLIVQLFTLRAKAKDIKALEKALEENRKALKEGELQQVIDSVQGFYDVLLAGSGNHVAATQLRQLQARISYLRATSVSQQNRRGASNQEMERMVQAIKSGDPLAAHQACVDHVRAAAAVALDYLKRKQEETGKLPEITLPIALKEPRIGH; this is encoded by the coding sequence ATGAAACGCGCGCCCCTCGACGACAGCTTCAAGGTCAATCACAACCCGGTCACCCTGCGCGAAATCGTGCTGGAGAAACTGCGCAGCGCCATCATGAATTTCCAGCTGCTGCCCGGTGACCGCCTGGTGGAGCGCGACCTGTGCGATCGCCTCGGCGTCAGCCGCACGTCGGTGCGCGAAGCCTTGCGTCACCTGGAGTCCGAAGGCCTGGTGGAATTCGCCGATGCCAAGGGTCCGCAGGTGGCGATCATCACCCTGGCCGATGCCGTCGATATCTATGAACTGCGCTGCGTACTCGAAGGTTTAATCGTGCAGTTGTTCACCCTGCGCGCCAAGGCCAAGGACATCAAGGCCCTGGAAAAAGCCCTCGAGGAAAACCGCAAGGCCCTCAAGGAAGGCGAACTGCAGCAAGTCATCGACTCCGTGCAGGGCTTCTACGATGTGTTGCTCGCAGGCTCCGGCAACCACGTAGCCGCCACCCAGTTGCGCCAGTTGCAGGCGCGTATCAGCTACCTGCGCGCGACCTCGGTGTCCCAGCAAAACCGGCGTGGCGCCAGCAACCAGGAAATGGAACGCATGGTCCAGGCGATCAAGAGCGGTGACCCCCTCGCCGCCCACCAGGCCTGCGTCGATCACGTGCGTGCAGCGGCAGCCGTGGCCCTGGATTACCTCAAGCGCAAACAGGAAGAAACCGGCAAGCTCCCCGAGATCACCCTGCCAATCGCGCTTAAAGAACCGCGCATAGGTCACTGA
- a CDS encoding aldehyde dehydrogenase produces the protein MTLARFQMCIGGEWVDALSGKTFDSLNPALAEPWAQLPDADEADVDRAVQAAQTAFESPAWRGLSATARGKLLRRLGDLIAENTEQLAQLESRDNGKLIRETRGQVRYLPEFFHYAAGLADKLEGGTLPLDKPDLFAYTVHEAMGVVAAIIPWNSPLYLTAIKLAPALAAGNTIVIKPSEHASATILELARLALEAGIPPGVVNVVTGYGPSTGAALTRHPLVRKIAFTGGAATARHVVRSSAENFAKLSLELGGKSPNIIFADADLDSAINGAIAGIFAASGQSCVSGSRLLVQEDIYDEFVERLVQRAERIRIGNPLDDASEMGPMATAQQLAVVEGLVADAIAEGARLRTGGKRPPNLGEGWFYEPTLFECDTNSMKIMQEEVFGPVASVIRFKDEAQALAIANDSQFGLAAGIWTRDLGRAHRLARDVRSGIIWVNTYRAVSAMAPIGGFKNSGYGRESGIDSVLAYTELKTVWINLSQAPMPDPFVMR, from the coding sequence ATGACACTCGCACGCTTCCAGATGTGCATCGGCGGTGAATGGGTCGATGCCCTGTCCGGCAAGACTTTCGACAGCCTCAACCCGGCCCTGGCCGAACCGTGGGCGCAATTGCCCGATGCCGATGAAGCCGATGTGGACCGCGCCGTACAGGCCGCGCAAACGGCTTTCGAAAGCCCGGCCTGGCGCGGCCTCAGCGCCACTGCACGGGGCAAATTGCTGCGCCGCCTGGGTGACTTGATCGCCGAGAACACAGAACAACTGGCGCAGCTGGAAAGCCGCGACAACGGCAAGCTGATCCGCGAGACCCGCGGCCAGGTCCGCTACCTGCCGGAGTTCTTTCATTACGCCGCAGGCCTGGCCGACAAGCTTGAAGGCGGCACCTTGCCGCTGGACAAACCGGACCTGTTCGCCTACACGGTCCACGAAGCCATGGGCGTGGTCGCCGCGATTATTCCGTGGAACAGCCCGCTGTACCTGACGGCGATCAAACTCGCGCCGGCCCTCGCGGCGGGCAATACCATCGTCATCAAACCCTCGGAACACGCTTCGGCGACTATCCTGGAACTGGCGCGTCTAGCCCTCGAAGCCGGGATTCCGCCGGGCGTGGTCAACGTCGTGACGGGCTACGGCCCGAGTACCGGCGCCGCCCTCACCCGCCACCCACTGGTGCGCAAAATCGCCTTCACTGGCGGCGCGGCCACCGCACGCCATGTGGTGCGCAGCAGCGCGGAGAACTTCGCCAAGCTGTCGCTGGAGCTGGGCGGTAAATCACCGAATATCATTTTTGCCGACGCTGACCTCGACAGCGCCATCAACGGTGCGATTGCCGGTATTTTTGCGGCCTCGGGCCAGAGTTGCGTGTCCGGTTCGCGCCTGTTGGTCCAGGAAGACATCTACGATGAATTCGTCGAGCGCCTGGTGCAGCGCGCCGAGCGCATCCGCATCGGCAACCCTCTGGACGATGCCAGCGAGATGGGCCCCATGGCCACCGCTCAGCAGCTGGCCGTGGTCGAAGGCCTGGTGGCGGATGCCATCGCCGAAGGCGCACGCCTGCGCACCGGTGGCAAGCGCCCGCCGAACCTCGGTGAAGGCTGGTTCTATGAGCCGACGTTGTTCGAGTGCGACACCAACTCGATGAAAATCATGCAGGAAGAAGTGTTCGGCCCAGTGGCGTCGGTGATCCGTTTCAAGGACGAAGCCCAAGCACTGGCGATTGCCAACGACTCGCAGTTCGGCCTTGCCGCCGGCATCTGGACCCGCGACCTGGGCCGCGCCCATCGACTGGCCCGAGACGTGCGCTCGGGGATTATCTGGGTCAACACCTACCGCGCCGTCTCGGCCATGGCACCCATCGGCGGCTTCAAGAACAGCGGCTACGGGCGCGAAAGCGGCATCGATTCGGTGCTGGCCTACACCGAGCTGAAGACGGTGTGGATCAACCTCTCCCAGGCGCCCATGCCTGATCCCTTTGTGATGCGTTAA
- a CDS encoding ABC transporter ATP-binding protein: MSAVIQDVAQNPGQPLVSLRNLNKYYGDFAAVDNISLDIQDGEFLTFLGSSGSGKSTTLSMLAGFETPSSGEILVSGQSLVNVPPHKRDIGMVFQRYSLFPHLSVRDNIAFPLAIRKLASAEREKRVDAMLKLVQLEPFAHRRPSQLSGGQQQRVAIARALVYEPRILLMDEPLGALDKKLREDLQDELRQLHRRLGITIVYVTHDQEEAMRLSQRIAIFSHGKIVGLGSGFDLYQNPPNAFVASFLGNSNFLKLKARSNAAASFEGQSLSIRLTTGLHTGQDVLLMVRPEKALALSVEQAAEQPLAAGWNEVSAIVGEVLFLGESQTCAVKTLGGTSMTVKALSAAGMPLKAGDPVRVRWATADACVYTEWAESDLNKAAGAH; the protein is encoded by the coding sequence ATGAGTGCAGTAATCCAAGATGTCGCGCAGAACCCCGGCCAACCACTGGTCAGCCTGCGTAACCTGAACAAGTACTACGGCGACTTTGCCGCCGTGGACAACATCTCCCTGGACATCCAGGACGGTGAGTTCCTCACCTTCCTCGGCTCCAGCGGCTCGGGCAAGAGCACCACCCTGTCGATGCTCGCTGGCTTTGAAACGCCGAGCAGCGGCGAGATCCTGGTGAGTGGGCAATCGCTGGTCAACGTGCCGCCGCACAAGCGCGACATCGGCATGGTGTTTCAACGCTACTCGCTGTTTCCGCACCTGTCGGTGCGCGACAACATCGCCTTCCCCCTGGCCATCCGCAAACTGGCCAGCGCCGAACGCGAGAAACGCGTCGACGCCATGCTCAAGCTGGTACAGCTGGAACCGTTCGCCCATCGCCGCCCCTCGCAACTGTCCGGCGGCCAGCAACAGCGAGTGGCCATCGCCCGCGCGCTGGTGTACGAGCCTCGCATCCTGCTGATGGACGAACCCCTCGGTGCCCTCGACAAGAAACTGCGTGAAGACCTGCAGGACGAACTGCGCCAGCTGCACCGGCGCCTGGGCATCACCATCGTCTACGTGACCCACGACCAGGAAGAAGCGATGCGCCTGTCCCAGCGCATCGCGATATTCAGCCATGGCAAAATTGTCGGCCTGGGCAGCGGTTTCGACCTGTACCAGAACCCGCCGAACGCGTTCGTCGCCTCGTTTCTGGGCAATTCCAACTTCCTCAAGCTCAAGGCCCGGAGCAATGCGGCAGCGTCGTTTGAAGGCCAGTCGCTGTCGATCCGCCTGACCACCGGGCTGCACACCGGGCAGGATGTATTACTGATGGTACGCCCGGAAAAGGCCCTGGCACTGAGCGTCGAACAGGCCGCCGAACAACCGTTGGCCGCAGGCTGGAATGAAGTCTCGGCGATTGTCGGGGAGGTGCTGTTTCTGGGCGAGAGCCAGACCTGCGCGGTGAAGACCCTCGGCGGTACTTCGATGACGGTCAAAGCGCTCTCTGCGGCGGGCATGCCGCTCAAGGCCGGCGACCCGGTGCGGGTACGCTGGGCCACGGCGGATGCGTGTGTGTATACGGAGTGGGCCGAGAGTGATTTGAACAAGGCGGCCGGGGCGCATTGA
- a CDS encoding NUDIX hydrolase — protein MPSPSFCPTCGSRDLGHQLPPGDTHERLMCRGCGYIHYINPKIIAGCIIEQDGKYLLCQRAIPPRPGTWTLPAGFMEGGETTEEAALREVWEESGVRAEIISPYSIFSVPKISEVYIIFRAIALEITGQFGPETQAYTFFAPEDIPWDSIYYPAIRQILERYIEERQAGVYGIYMGNDDSGKIHFMR, from the coding sequence GTGCCCAGCCCCAGCTTCTGCCCGACCTGCGGCAGCCGTGACCTCGGTCATCAGCTGCCACCGGGCGACACCCACGAGCGCCTGATGTGCCGGGGCTGCGGCTATATCCACTACATCAATCCGAAGATCATCGCCGGCTGCATCATCGAGCAGGACGGCAAGTACCTGCTGTGCCAGCGCGCAATCCCGCCGCGCCCCGGCACCTGGACGCTGCCGGCAGGCTTCATGGAAGGTGGCGAAACCACCGAAGAGGCGGCGTTGCGCGAAGTCTGGGAAGAGAGCGGCGTGCGCGCCGAGATCATCTCGCCCTACTCGATTTTCAGCGTGCCGAAGATCAGCGAGGTGTACATCATCTTCCGCGCCATCGCGCTGGAGATCACCGGCCAGTTCGGCCCGGAAACCCAGGCCTACACATTCTTCGCCCCCGAGGACATTCCGTGGGACAGCATCTACTACCCGGCGATCCGGCAGATCCTCGAGCGTTACATCGAGGAACGCCAGGCTGGGGTCTATGGCATCTACATGGGGAATGACGACAGCGGCAAGATCCACTTCATGCGCTGA
- a CDS encoding amino acid synthesis family protein, whose protein sequence is MSFEIRKIVSYVEETFIEGGKASDTPVKMVGLAVVLKNPWLGRGFVEDLKPEIRANCSDLGALMVERLVGIIGGAEKIEAYGKAAVVGADGEIEHASAIIHTLRFGNHYREAVKAKSYLSFTNKRGGPGTSIQIPMMHKDDEGLRSHYITLEMQIEDAPRADEIVVVLGCADGGRLHPRIGNRYIDLEELAAEKAQ, encoded by the coding sequence ATGAGTTTCGAAATCCGCAAGATCGTCAGTTATGTAGAAGAGACCTTTATCGAAGGCGGCAAAGCCTCCGACACGCCCGTGAAAATGGTCGGCCTGGCCGTGGTCCTGAAAAACCCCTGGCTGGGTCGTGGTTTCGTCGAAGACCTGAAGCCGGAGATCCGCGCCAACTGCTCCGACCTCGGCGCGTTGATGGTCGAGCGCCTGGTGGGCATCATCGGTGGCGCCGAAAAAATCGAGGCCTACGGCAAAGCCGCCGTGGTAGGTGCCGATGGCGAGATCGAACACGCGAGCGCGATCATCCATACCCTGCGCTTCGGCAACCACTACCGCGAAGCGGTCAAGGCCAAGAGCTACCTGAGCTTCACCAACAAGCGCGGCGGTCCGGGCACCTCGATCCAGATTCCGATGATGCACAAGGACGACGAAGGCCTGCGCTCGCACTACATCACCCTGGAAATGCAAATCGAAGACGCGCCGCGCGCTGACGAAATCGTCGTCGTGCTGGGCTGCGCCGATGGCGGGCGCCTGCATCCACGGATCGGCAACCGTTACATCGACCTGGAAGAGCTGGCGGCTGAAAAAGCCCAGTAG